DNA from Bordetella genomosp. 13:
CCGGCATCACGGCCGACGAATGCATCGCGCTGGCACAGGTGCATGGCTGGCGGGCCCGTCGTGACGACGCCGCCTGGATCCTGCAGCTGCCCTCCTCCGACGGCGCGCGCGTCTGATCCGTCCGCCCACCGGGCGTATACTGAACCGATCCCAGGCAACGGCAATCCCGACGGCCTCGCCGCCAGCATGCGCGGCGCATGGCCTTTCTTGTCAAGGAGGTGCTCCATGTTTCCTGAGTTTCGCGACCGGCAGTCCACGCTTCAGAACAACGATCGGCATTTCGACAGCATGTGCCGCAGGCACAGCGACCTGGACCAACGCATTCAGAACATCGAAAGCGGCCGAGCCACCGGATCGTCCCTCGACATAGAGAAACTCAAGAAGCAGAAGCTGTACCTCAAGGATCGCATCTACGCGATCCTGAAAGACGGCGGCTAGCATTGCCGCCCCGGCCGCTCTACGAGTGGCCGGGCGAGGTTCCGGCGGGCAGGCCCTGCCCGCGCTTCAACCAGGCGCTGATCGCCAGCGCCACCACCAGCAGGCCTCCGGCCAGTTCCGCGACGCCCGTCCAGCCGGCGGCGGACCAGCTGTGCCCGCCCAGCGAACCCAGCACGCTCGATCCCAGGTAATACACCAGCAGGTACAGCGACGCGGCCTGGGCCTTGTAGCCCTGCGCCATCTGTCCCACCCAGCCGCTTGCGACCGCGTGCGCGGCGAAGAAGCCGAAGGTGAACACCACGATGCCGGCGATCACCAGGGGCAGGCTGCCCGACAGCGTCGACAGCAGGCCGGCCAGCGTCAGCAGCGTGGCGCCGGACAGGATCGTGCCGCGCCCGTGCCTGTCGGCCAGGCGGCCGAACCAGGTCGACGAGACGATGCCCACCAGGTACACCACGAAGATCGCGCCGATGAGCGTCTGGCTCAGCGAGAACGGCGGCAGCATCAGCCTGAAACCCACATAGTTGTACACGGTGACGAAGGCGCCCATCAGCAGGCCGCCCATGGCGAACAGGCCCACCAGCGGCGCATGCCGCAAATGCAGCGACAAGCCTTCGCGCATCGCCGCCAGCGCGTTGCCGCGGCGCGGCACGAAGCGGCGCGAGGGCGGCAGCAGCCACACGAACAGCAGCGCGGAGGCCAGTCCCATCAGCCCCATGATGCCCAGCGCGTAACGCCAGCCCAGCAGGTCGGATACCGCGCCGGCCACCACGCGGCCCGACAGGCCGCCGAACGCGCTGCCGCTGATGTACAGGCCCATGGCCAGGCCCAGCGTGCCCGGCTCGACCTCTTCGGCCAGGTAGGCCATGGCCACCGCGGGCACGCCGCCCATGGCCAGCCCCTGCAC
Protein-coding regions in this window:
- a CDS encoding MFS transporter, with protein sequence MSAPSSVSAASTRAPAGPPEPAPQPALARGSQALRRAQWALFAAGFATFSMLYCVQPLLPLFTHAFGVSPAQSSLALSFCTGMLALSIFLVGLWSQALPRKRVMALSMFAASVLATVAAAAPDWHTLLALRAVQGLAMGGVPAVAMAYLAEEVEPGTLGLAMGLYISGSAFGGLSGRVVAGAVSDLLGWRYALGIMGLMGLASALLFVWLLPPSRRFVPRRGNALAAMREGLSLHLRHAPLVGLFAMGGLLMGAFVTVYNYVGFRLMLPPFSLSQTLIGAIFVVYLVGIVSSTWFGRLADRHGRGTILSGATLLTLAGLLSTLSGSLPLVIAGIVVFTFGFFAAHAVASGWVGQMAQGYKAQAASLYLLVYYLGSSVLGSLGGHSWSAAGWTGVAELAGGLLVVALAISAWLKRGQGLPAGTSPGHS
- a CDS encoding YdcH family protein, whose translation is MFPEFRDRQSTLQNNDRHFDSMCRRHSDLDQRIQNIESGRATGSSLDIEKLKKQKLYLKDRIYAILKDGG